ATTATTGAATCAAAATGATCTCTCTCTTCTATTTTTAACATAAGTCCTCCCAGGTGTATTAAGCGCTTACAATATAAAACTCTCAATTTTGTCTTGTTAATATCCGATTTGATTAATTATGAATTCTTCTAATTATCATTATTATAAGCTTAAAGACATTAAATAGAAAGATCAAACAAAGATTATATTTAACTTTTCCACTCCCTGTTGCTATCGCATCACTTGTAAGCATTGCGGCTATACCAGGATGATAAGTTGATGATTCTTTGTTTTCCCTAACACGAGAGGAGAAAGTTTTATTGACAATAACGACAAATGTGTTCTTCTATTTCATTGCCCAACAAAAATTCACTGCGTATACAGTACTTTAGAGTCTGTAATATTATGCTTAACTCTATACAAAAAAGTCAAACTAAAATCTAGCAATTCTGTTTGTTTCTTCAAAAATATTCTTTGACTGCTCTTTCATTTTAACTCTCCTAGATATTTATTCTTCCCACCCATAGGAAAAGCTCATCTTTTTTGTAATTCCCGTTTTTATATTTCGAGTGTCTACTTTGAAGTGAACATATCACTAATGAAATACAAGTCTAGAATATCTGTTAACACTAGTTATTAAATCGAGGTTGAAGACGAAGGGAAACGGTGGTTTGCGAAACAGGTTAAAGTTGAGGCAACAAACAGCAGTAAGAAGATTTACCAAGCTTGCCTCTCAATTTTCAATAAGTACTATGATGTCCAGGTCGTTCGTAATATTGGAATCACCTGTACAAAGTTAGAATCTCCGTTTCAAGAGCAGCTGAACTTGTTTGAATTCGTTGAGGATAAAGATAAAGAACATCACCTTGATGAAGTGGTGGATACGATACGAAGTAAATACGGATTCACTAAACTTGTGTATACCAGCAGCCTTTTAAGAGGCGGCCGTGCCATTGCCCGTAGTAAACTGGTGGGTGGTCATGCAGGTGGTATGAGTGGACTGGATGAGAAAGGAGACGCAGATGAGAAAAAGAACCCCTAAAATATTTGTGGATTATAATGACTATCATGATCGTCACTTTGGCTTAAAATGGGGTACTGCATTTGCATTGGCGGAACTGGTGAGTGTGATTGACACAAACAAGAAAGATGCAAAAAAGGAAGTCCATGAACTTCCTGAGATGAGTCGTGAAGAAATCGATCACGTGCTTCAACATGCTTTCTTAAAATCAAAGAAGGTATCCATTCAAATGAACATACGTGACCATGATGATCATCTTATCGAGAACGTAATTGGAAAATTCGAAGGGTTTTCAGACTCTGAATTCTTGTATATTGATGGTCAAGAACTCGCTTGGGAACTCATTCGAAATGTGCAGATTCTCAAGTAACCTAATATACAACACAGCAATCCATTATTCAAATTAACTGTAGTGTATGAGCCTAAACCATTTTTACGAATTGTGTTTTTTTCGAAAGTTATTTGCCCATTCCCCAAGAATCTCACAAAATACTTTTATTTCAAATTTAATCTACCTACTGCGCGCTTAAGTGCCTGTTCAGCTTTTTTTAGCTCGAATGTATCTTCACTTTCTTGCAATAGTTTTGTTGCCCGAATATGCGCTTGATGAGCTCTTTGAAAATCGATATCATCAGCATGTTCAAAAGCATCTACAAGAAGTGTTCCAGCTCTATCCTTGTAGTTAAAAATGCCTTCAGAAACAAAAAAAACAATCTGACTTTCTTCTGTTCTCACTTTAAGTTTGCCTGATTTAACCTCAATGACTACATCCATATGTTTGTCTAACACTGTCCTGTTTCCATCAGAAGTAGGTAAAATAATTGACTTTGCGCTGAATGTTTCTCGTTTTCCACTAAATGTGATTAATTCAAGCTTAAACATTAGATTCCTCTTGAAATGAACGAATTACATCATCGATCCCCGCTTTGAATAAAAAGTATGTTTCAGGAATATGATCGACTTCCCCTTGTAAAATAGCATTGAAACTATAAACAGTCTCTTCTCTACTTATATACACCCCTTTTATTCCAGAGAAAGTTTCAGCAACACTGAATGGTTGAGATAAGAAATTGCGAATTTTACGTGCGCGACTTACAACAAGCTTGTCTTCATCGCTTAGCTCATCCATTCCTAATATCGCGATTATATCTTGCAACTCTTTGTACTTTTGCAGAATTCTTTTAACATGTTGTGCTACATGCACATGTTCTTTTCCAACGATATCAGCAGATAGTAATGAACTACTTGATTCAAGTGGGTCAACTGCTGGATAGATTCCTAACGCTGCAATGCCACGATCAAGGACCGTCCGTGCATCAAGGTGGGTAAATGCAATGGATGCAGCAGGATCAGTTAAATCGTCTGCAGGCACATATACAGCTTGTACTGATGTGATTGAACCAGACTTTGTTGAAGTAATTCGCTCTTGCAGTTGTCCCATTTCATTTGCTAAGGTAGGTTGATATCCAACTGCTGATGGTCTTCTTTCTAATAGCGCAGATACTTCGGATCCTGCTTGTGTAAATCGAAAAATATTATCAATAAACAATAGCACTTCTTGCTTTTTTTGGTCTCTGAAGTATTCCGCCATGGTGAGCGCTGACAGTGCGACACGCATTCGTGCACCAGGTGGCTCATTCATTTGCCCATAAACTAAAACAGTTTTACCTAAAACATCAGCTGCAGCCATCTCATGATATAGGTCATTTCCTTCACGTGTTCTCTCACCAACACCTGCTACTACTGAAAGACCACCATGTTCAATTGCAATATTGTGTATCAACTCTTGCATCAGCACAGTTTTTCCAACACCCGCTCCTCCAAATAAACCTATTTTACCGCCTTCAGGATATGGACATAATAGATCAATAACTTTAACACCTGTTTCTAGGATTGATGTTGTTGCTTTTTGCTCAGTGAATTCTGGAGCACTTCGATGAATCGGGTGTTTTTCAACATTTTCTGGATTCCATGGTTCATCATCAATTGCTTCTCCTAATACATTAAAGATACGTCCAAGTGTTTTATCACCTACGGGAACTGAAATCGGTGCCTTTGTGTCTGTAACACTCAAACCACGCTTTAATCCATCTGTCGGGTTCATTGCAATGCACCGTACACAATCATTACCTATATGTTGTGCAACTTCCAAGATTACACCATAATTATCCACGCAAAGAGCGTGATAAAGCTTTGGTAATTGAAATCGGTCTTTAAATTGGACATCAACAACCGACCCGATTATTTGACATATTCTTCCTCTTGTCATTGTTATCCCTCCTCTGGCATTAAATCAGATAATTCAACTGTAATTTTCTCTTGTCGTAATCGATTATATTGTAGTTGAAGATTTCTTAACATATCTTCAGCGCTATCACATGCCTTTTCCATTGCAATTCGACGCATCGTATACTCTACAGATTTGCTTGTATAGTATCCTCTTAACACAGCACACTTAATGTATGATGATTGAAATGCATGATTTGCAACTACATAACTTGGTTCATAGATTTGATTATAGCGTTGAATCATCGTTTTGTGTGTGTGAATTTTGGTAAATATTACGTTACCATCCAAACTATAACTTGGTTGTAATACAATAATATTGTGAGTCTCTTGATACAATGCGGACATCTCTAATATAATTTCTATTTCAAGGGTTTCACTTTGAATGATATCGTTGACTACATTAAAATTATTCTCTGTCAACCACCTATATTCCTGTGTCCCAACAACTAACAGCATTGGATCATCAAGACCAATAATTGTTTCATTTAGTTTGCGACTGTAAGACGATACAAGTCCTAAGTCGGGATAAAAAGCAATATAAAGCGGTGGTTTGTCAGAGACTTCTTCTACAAACTCGATTGCTGTTAATTTTGCGTGTATCGTTTCAAATTGATCAAGTGTATACTTGTATTGCTGAAGTTTGCTAATTGACACTAGTTTCATAGCATTTGTAATTTTTTGTGTTGTCTTTATTGCTTTTTTGCGTTTAGAGATTGCTGAAAGACTACGTTTCATAATACATCCCTCGATACAAGGTATAAATATCCTCCATTGCATCCGTAATTTTCGAAATAAGTGATGGTCCGAGTTGGTACTCCAATTTTATTTCTTGAATCAAGTCATCGTATTTGCGTTTCATTTCATCATGCATGAAAGATTCATAAGGCAATATTTCAAAAACCTCCAAACGATCAAGAAAACCATACTTATTCATAAACAAACTCAAAATTATTAAGTCTTGTGATAGTGGTTTATTGACATCTTGTTTAAGAAGTTCTGTAAGTCTACTACCATGTTCTAGAACTCTTCGCGTACTTTCATCCACATCTGTACTAAACTGTGCAAACGATAATAAGTCTTGGTAATTTGCAAGTTCGAGTTTTAACGAAGATGAAACATGCTTCATCGCCTGTGTTTGTGCAGCAGATCCAACACGAGAAACTGATAATCCACTGTCTACGGCTGGTCTTATTCCAGAATTGAACGCATCGAGATTTAGGAACAATTGTCCATCGGTAATCGATATTACATTAGTTGGTATATATGCACTAATGTCTCCTGCTTGTGTTTCAATAATTGGCAGCGCGGTCATTGACCCACCCCCGTGTTTGTCATTCAATTTAGCTGAGCGCTCAAGTAATCGTGAATGTAAGTAGAAGACATCCCCAGGAAATGCTTCACGCCCCGATGGACGTCTTAAGAGTAAAGATATCGTGCGATATGCAACTGCGTGTTTTGACAAATCATCATATACGATTAATACATCTTTTCCTTGATTCATCCAGTGTTCTGCGATTGTGCATCCTGTATAAGGGGCAATATATTGCAATGATGCCATATCATCAGCTGGACTTGCGACAACTGTAGTGTATTCCAGCGCACCACTTATTCTAAATTGTTCAACGACACGCGCTATCGTTGATGCTTTTTGACCAATTGCTACATAAACACATGTCAACCCCAACCCTTTTTGATTGAGAATCGCATTCATTGCGATACTGGTCTTGCCAGTTTGACGATCACCAATAATCAATTCCCGTTGACCTTTTCCGATTGGAATCATTGCATCAATAATCTTCCAGCCCGTAAGTAAGGGTTCTTTGACACTTTGTCTTGCCATGACTTTTGGGGCTTGTACTTCTATCGGTTTGAACACTTTATCTTCAATATCATCTAGACCATCAATTGCGATACCCAGTGCATTCACCACTCGACCAATTAATGCATCTCCTACCGGAGTGTCCACAACATGCTTCGTTCGGTAAACCTTATCTTTTTCTCGTATCTCAGCATCATTTCCTAATAAAACTACACCCACTTGATCATTTTCTAGGTTCATCGCCAAACCCATGAGACCTGAATCAAACTTGAGTAACTCACCAGATAATACATCCTTTAGTCCTTTAACAAATGCGATTCCATCCCCTACGCTATGGACTAAACCTATATCTTGATCTTCGACTTCCCAATTTAAACCTTCAACTCGATTTTTAATTGTTTCAATAATTTGCTCACTTCGTTTATCCATTAGATACCTCCTCAACCAACTTCTGAAACCTACCACCAAGACTAAAATCTAGAACAGTGTCATTTATAAATAATCTAATCCCAGACTTCAAGAATGGATTCACCTGAATTTCATACTCAATTTCTCCATGATATATAACATCAACCTTCGTTTTTATTTTCTCGTAGTATCCCTTAGACATTGGCTCCGATGTTTCAATAATACATGTTATCCAGAAGCCATCATCAACTAATAGGTTTCGCATCGATTGTTGGATTTGATCTATTTGATCCAGCATTCCATCCTCTAAAAGAATATATATCATTCTTTTAACGATTTCAGAAACTTCAAAGAAGAGCAAATCAGCGATTTCTTCAATTCTATTTGGATTAAACATCAAGGTGCTCGTAATTTGTGGAACGGCGTGTAAAATTCTAGCAATAGTTCGAAACTCCCTATAGTAATGAACCGGGTCATCAACCATTAACTGGTAAAAAGCATGTGCGTAGATCTCATGAACTTGCATGGTAGTTTTCAAGTTCCTTTTCTAGAGAAATCAATATTTCCGATTCATTGAATGTGTATCCTTCTAATACTTTCTCAACAAGCATGGTTGATACTTCAATGATATGCTTCTCTAAATCATCTAGCATTTCATTGCGTTCTTGAGCGATACTTATTGCTGCTTGATTTAAAATATGTTCCGATTCTTCCTTTATTTCAAGGATCCTTTGTTGTCGCAACACATCAATTTCTTCAAGTAGCTTTTCTTTTTGATCGACAAGTTGCTGTTTTTGCAGTTCTCTTTCACGGTTAAATTGTTGAAATAGCTGTTCTTGTTCTTGTTTCATTATCTCGATATCACGGTATTCCGCTTGAAATGATTCAGCTTTTTTATCCATGATTTTTAAGACAGGCAGATGTAAATATTTTTTGTATAAAACATAAATAACTCCTGTTGCACAAAGTTGAACTAAGATTGTCATCAAATTTGGAAAGAGTTGCTGTGCAATATCAAACACCT
This DNA window, taken from Erysipelothrix larvae, encodes the following:
- a CDS encoding F0F1 ATP synthase subunit delta, whose product is MQVHEIYAHAFYQLMVDDPVHYYREFRTIARILHAVPQITSTLMFNPNRIEEIADLLFFEVSEIVKRMIYILLEDGMLDQIDQIQQSMRNLLVDDGFWITCIIETSEPMSKGYYEKIKTKVDVIYHGEIEYEIQVNPFLKSGIRLFINDTVLDFSLGGRFQKLVEEVSNG
- a CDS encoding ATP synthase F0 subunit B; translation: MFDIAQQLFPNLMTILVQLCATGVIYVLYKKYLHLPVLKIMDKKAESFQAEYRDIEIMKQEQEQLFQQFNRERELQKQQLVDQKEKLLEEIDVLRQQRILEIKEESEHILNQAAISIAQERNEMLDDLEKHIIEVSTMLVEKVLEGYTFNESEILISLEKELENYHASS
- the atpD gene encoding F0F1 ATP synthase subunit beta, with product MTRGRICQIIGSVVDVQFKDRFQLPKLYHALCVDNYGVILEVAQHIGNDCVRCIAMNPTDGLKRGLSVTDTKAPISVPVGDKTLGRIFNVLGEAIDDEPWNPENVEKHPIHRSAPEFTEQKATTSILETGVKVIDLLCPYPEGGKIGLFGGAGVGKTVLMQELIHNIAIEHGGLSVVAGVGERTREGNDLYHEMAAADVLGKTVLVYGQMNEPPGARMRVALSALTMAEYFRDQKKQEVLLFIDNIFRFTQAGSEVSALLERRPSAVGYQPTLANEMGQLQERITSTKSGSITSVQAVYVPADDLTDPAASIAFTHLDARTVLDRGIAALGIYPAVDPLESSSSLLSADIVGKEHVHVAQHVKRILQKYKELQDIIAILGMDELSDEDKLVVSRARKIRNFLSQPFSVAETFSGIKGVYISREETVYSFNAILQGEVDHIPETYFLFKAGIDDVIRSFQEESNV
- the atpC gene encoding ATP synthase F1 subunit epsilon, giving the protein MFKLELITFSGKRETFSAKSIILPTSDGNRTVLDKHMDVVIEVKSGKLKVRTEESQIVFFVSEGIFNYKDRAGTLLVDAFEHADDIDFQRAHQAHIRATKLLQESEDTFELKKAEQALKRAVGRLNLK
- a CDS encoding F0F1 ATP synthase subunit gamma → MKRSLSAISKRKKAIKTTQKITNAMKLVSISKLQQYKYTLDQFETIHAKLTAIEFVEEVSDKPPLYIAFYPDLGLVSSYSRKLNETIIGLDDPMLLVVGTQEYRWLTENNFNVVNDIIQSETLEIEIILEMSALYQETHNIIVLQPSYSLDGNVIFTKIHTHKTMIQRYNQIYEPSYVVANHAFQSSYIKCAVLRGYYTSKSVEYTMRRIAMEKACDSAEDMLRNLQLQYNRLRQEKITVELSDLMPEEG
- the atpA gene encoding F0F1 ATP synthase subunit alpha, whose product is MDKRSEQIIETIKNRVEGLNWEVEDQDIGLVHSVGDGIAFVKGLKDVLSGELLKFDSGLMGLAMNLENDQVGVVLLGNDAEIREKDKVYRTKHVVDTPVGDALIGRVVNALGIAIDGLDDIEDKVFKPIEVQAPKVMARQSVKEPLLTGWKIIDAMIPIGKGQRELIIGDRQTGKTSIAMNAILNQKGLGLTCVYVAIGQKASTIARVVEQFRISGALEYTTVVASPADDMASLQYIAPYTGCTIAEHWMNQGKDVLIVYDDLSKHAVAYRTISLLLRRPSGREAFPGDVFYLHSRLLERSAKLNDKHGGGSMTALPIIETQAGDISAYIPTNVISITDGQLFLNLDAFNSGIRPAVDSGLSVSRVGSAAQTQAMKHVSSSLKLELANYQDLLSFAQFSTDVDESTRRVLEHGSRLTELLKQDVNKPLSQDLIILSLFMNKYGFLDRLEVFEILPYESFMHDEMKRKYDDLIQEIKLEYQLGPSLISKITDAMEDIYTLYRGMYYET